Proteins from a single region of Acinonyx jubatus isolate Ajub_Pintada_27869175 chromosome D3, VMU_Ajub_asm_v1.0, whole genome shotgun sequence:
- the ZNF70 gene encoding zinc finger protein 70, with amino-acid sequence MEVPPAAKLGETFVFEDGLEMQQELFPEEDLGDPFLQERGLEQMAVIYKEIPLGEQDEEHDDYEGNFSLCSSPVQHQSTPLVHRPQDDDLFGQTFLQKSDLSMCQIIHSGEEPSRRDCEQVSKVHTGPNEPHRTAPPAKPYACRECGKAFSQSSHLLRHLVIHTGEKPYECCECGKAFSQSSHLLRHQIIHTGEKPYECRECGKAFRQSSALTQHQKTHTGKRPYECRECGKDFSRSSSLRKHERIHTGEKPYQCKECGKSFNQSSGLSQHRKIHTLKKPHECELCGKAFCHRSHLIRHQRIHTGKKPYKCEECGKAFSQSSNLIEHRKTHTGEKPYKCHKCGKAFSQSSSLIEHQRIHTGEKPYECGQCGKAFCHSSALIQHQRIHTGKKPYTCNECGKAFRHRSALIEHYKTHTREKPYECNKCGKSFRGSSHLIRHQKIHAGEKL; translated from the coding sequence ATGGAGGTTCCCCCAGCAGCCAAGCTTGGTGAGACCTTTGTGTTTGAGGACGGATTAGAGATGCAGCAAGAACTTTTCCCAGAGGAGGACCTGGGGGACCCTTTTCTTCAGGAAAGAGGCTTAGAGCAAATGGCTGTTATTTATAAGGAGATCCCTCTTGGGGAGCAGGACGAGGAACATGACGATTATGAGGGCAATTTTAGTCTGTGCTCAAGCCCTGTTCAGCATCAGAGTACCCCCCTGGTACACAGACCCCAGGACGATGACCTTTTCGGCCAAACCTTCCTCCAGAAATCAGACCTTAGTATGTGTCAGATAATCCACAGTGGAGAAGAACCCAGTAGACGTGACTGTGAACAGGTGAGCAAGGTGCACACAGGACCTAACGAACCTCACAGAACTGCGCCGCCAGCAAAACCCTACGCGTGTCgggaatgtgggaaggccttcagcCAGAGCTCCCACCTTCTCCGGCACCTGGTGAttcacactggggagaagcccTACGAGTGTTGTGAGTGCGGGAAGGCCTTCAGCCAGAGCTCGCACCTTCTCAGACATCAGATAATCCACACGGGGGAGAAGCCCTATGAATGCCGGGAATGCGGAAAAGCCTTTCGCCAGAGTTCAGCCCTCACGCAACACCAGAAAACCCACACTGGGAAGAGACCATACGAGTGTAGGGAATGTGGGAAAGATTTCAGCCGGAGCTCAAGTCTCCGAAAACACGAGCGCATTCACACGGGTGAGAAACCTTATCAGTGTAAGGAATGCGGGAAATCCTTCAACCAGAGTTCCGGCCTGAGCCAGCACCGCAAAATCCACACCCTGAAGAAGCCTCACGAGTGTGAGCTCTGTGGGAAAGCCTTCTGTCACAGGTCCCACCTGATTCGGCACCAGCGGATTCACACGGGgaagaaaccttacaaatgtgaAGAGTGCGGGAAAGCCTTCAGCCAGAGCTCCAACCTCATTGAGCATCGGAAGACGCACACTGGCGAGAAACCCTACAAATGCCATAAGTGTGGTAAGGCCTTCAGCCAGAGCTCATCCCTCATCGAGCACCAGCGCATCCACACTGGGGAGAAGCCCTATGAGTGCGGCCAGTGTGGGAAGGCCTTCTGCCACAGCTCGGCACTGATTCAGCACCAGAGAATCCACACAGGGAAGAAACCCTACACGTGCAACGAGTGCGGCAAGGCCTTCCGGCACAGGTCAGCCCTGATCGAGCACTATAAAACCCACACCAGAGAGAAGCCCTATGAGTGTAACAAATGCGGCAAGTCCTTCAGGGGAAGCTCACACCTTATTCGGCACCAGAAAATCCATGCTGGGGAGAAGCTCTAG